From Callospermophilus lateralis isolate mCalLat2 chromosome 5, mCalLat2.hap1, whole genome shotgun sequence, a single genomic window includes:
- the LOC143386935 gene encoding olfactory receptor 13C2-like, producing MTSLENHTVAEFFLLGLLQHIPAHFCVFLLISMMFFVTLTGNSLLILLILVDPLLHTPMYFFLWQLSLIYILFTIAIVPKMIPDFLLHKTAISVSGCGTQIFLGLALGGTECILLGLMSYD from the coding sequence ATGACAAGTTTGGAGAACCACACTGTGGCTGAGTTTTTTCTTCTGGGACTGCTTCAACACATACCAGCTCACTTTTGTGTCTTCCTGCTCATCTCCATGATGTTCTTCGTCACGCTGACAGGAAACAGCCTCCTCATCCTGCTGATCCTGGTGGACCCCCTTCTGCACACTCCTATGTACTTTTTCCTGTGGCAGCTCTCTCTCATTTACATCCTGTTCACAATTGCCATTGTCCCCAAGATGATTCCTGACTTCCTTCTGCACAAGACTGCCATCTCTGTGTCTGGCTGTGGGACACAAATCTTCCTGGGATTGGCCTTGGGTGGAACTGAGTGCATCCTTTTGGGACTCATGTCCTATGACTGA